The proteins below come from a single Piscinibacter gummiphilus genomic window:
- the glgX gene encoding glycogen debranching protein GlgX, translated as MARDMPITTVWPGRPYPRGATWDGEGVNFALYSQHAEKVELVFFDERGRRERQRVSLRERTDNVWHCYLPQARPGMAYGYVVHGPYKPEEGHRFNPHKLVADPYAQDFVGKLRWSDALYGYTVGHRRADLSFDRRESAAYMPKCRIVDPAFTWDGDRHPQVPWSDTVIYETHVRGFTMRHPGVPEQLRGTYAGLASEASIDHLRRLGVTSVELLPIHSYLNDRHLDEKGMQNYWGYNSFGFFAPEPRYAFSGDPVREFKSMVKALHSAGIEVILDVVYNHTCEGNHLGPTVSLRGIDNAVYYVPADDPRYCGDYTGCGNSLNVQHPRVLQLVMDSLRHWVEEMHVDGFRFDLATTLARENGHVAHRGAFLAAVRQDPVLSRVKLIAEPWDLGEDGYQVGRFPPGWAEWNDKYRDGMRSYWKGDGGVIGEFAKRLTGSSDLYGYARRRPTASVNFIAAHDGFTLNDVVSYNDKHNEANGEDNRDGHNHNLSWNCGVEGPTDDPEVLALRERQKRNLLATLFLSQGVPMLLAGDEMGRTQGGNNNAYAQDNEMNWLDWEMTPEREALLGFTRKLTALRRDHPAFRRRDFFGGHEVGEGLKDLVWLRPDGEEMTEAEWATDFARCLGMYLPGIALTGDDRRGQPLFDDDFLLLFNAHHEDMDFRIPPIGSAAWQVAIDTSVASGTPEAAALAPGDTYTMKCRAMAVFTRPAHGREAS; from the coding sequence ATGGCCCGCGACATGCCCATCACCACCGTCTGGCCGGGCCGGCCGTATCCGCGAGGCGCCACGTGGGACGGCGAAGGCGTGAACTTCGCTCTCTACTCCCAGCACGCCGAGAAGGTCGAGCTCGTCTTCTTCGACGAGCGCGGCCGCCGCGAGCGCCAGCGGGTGAGCTTGCGCGAGCGCACCGACAACGTCTGGCACTGCTACCTGCCGCAGGCGCGGCCCGGCATGGCCTACGGCTACGTGGTGCACGGCCCCTACAAGCCTGAAGAAGGGCATCGCTTCAACCCGCACAAGCTGGTGGCCGACCCCTACGCGCAAGACTTCGTCGGCAAGCTGCGCTGGAGCGATGCGCTCTACGGCTACACCGTCGGCCACCGGCGCGCCGACCTGTCGTTCGACCGCCGCGAGAGCGCGGCCTACATGCCCAAGTGCCGCATCGTCGACCCGGCCTTCACCTGGGACGGCGACCGCCATCCCCAGGTGCCCTGGAGCGACACGGTGATCTACGAGACCCACGTGCGCGGCTTCACCATGCGCCACCCCGGCGTGCCCGAGCAGCTGCGTGGCACCTATGCCGGCCTGGCCAGCGAAGCCTCCATCGACCACCTGCGCCGCCTGGGCGTCACCAGCGTTGAGCTGCTGCCCATCCACTCGTACCTGAACGACCGCCACCTCGACGAGAAAGGCATGCAGAATTACTGGGGCTACAACAGCTTCGGCTTCTTCGCGCCGGAGCCACGCTATGCCTTCAGCGGCGACCCGGTGCGCGAGTTCAAGAGCATGGTCAAGGCGCTGCACAGCGCCGGCATCGAGGTGATCCTCGACGTGGTCTACAACCACACCTGCGAGGGCAACCACCTCGGCCCCACGGTCAGCCTGCGCGGCATCGACAACGCCGTCTACTACGTGCCCGCCGACGACCCGCGCTACTGCGGCGACTACACCGGCTGCGGCAACTCGCTCAACGTGCAGCACCCGCGCGTGCTGCAGCTGGTGATGGACTCGCTGCGCCACTGGGTGGAAGAGATGCACGTCGACGGCTTCCGCTTCGACCTCGCCACCACGCTCGCACGCGAGAACGGCCACGTGGCCCACCGCGGCGCCTTCCTCGCCGCCGTGCGGCAGGACCCGGTGCTCTCGCGCGTGAAGCTCATCGCCGAACCGTGGGACCTGGGCGAAGACGGCTACCAGGTCGGCCGCTTCCCGCCCGGCTGGGCCGAGTGGAATGACAAGTACCGCGACGGCATGCGCAGCTACTGGAAGGGTGACGGCGGCGTGATCGGCGAGTTCGCCAAGCGCCTCACCGGCTCGTCCGACCTCTACGGCTATGCGCGCCGCCGCCCCACGGCCAGCGTCAACTTCATCGCCGCGCACGATGGCTTCACGCTCAACGACGTGGTCTCCTACAACGACAAGCACAACGAGGCCAACGGCGAAGACAACCGCGACGGCCACAACCACAACCTGTCGTGGAACTGCGGCGTCGAAGGCCCGACGGACGACCCCGAGGTGCTCGCCCTGCGCGAGCGCCAGAAGCGCAACCTGCTGGCCACGCTCTTCCTCTCCCAAGGCGTGCCCATGCTGCTGGCGGGCGACGAGATGGGCCGCACGCAAGGCGGCAACAACAACGCCTACGCGCAAGACAACGAGATGAACTGGCTCGACTGGGAGATGACGCCCGAGCGCGAGGCGCTGCTCGGCTTCACCCGCAAGCTCACGGCGCTCCGGCGCGACCACCCGGCCTTCCGCCGGCGCGACTTCTTTGGCGGGCACGAAGTGGGCGAGGGATTGAAAGATCTGGTGTGGCTGCGCCCCGATGGCGAGGAGATGACCGAAGCCGAATGGGCCACCGACTTTGCGCGCTGCCTGGGCATGTACCTCCCCGGCATCGCGCTCACCGGCGACGACCGGCGTGGCCAGCCGCTCTTCGACGACGACTTCCTGCTGCTCTTCAACGCTCATCACGAAGACATGGACTTCCGCATTCCGCCGATTGGCAGCGCGGCGTGGCAGGTGGCGATCGACACCTCGGTGGCATCGGGCACGCCCGAGGCCGCCGCACTCGCCCCCGGCGACACCTACACGATGAAGTGCCGCGCCATGGCCGTCTTCACGCGGCCCGCGCACGGGCGGGAGGCCTCATGA
- the treZ gene encoding malto-oligosyltrehalose trehalohydrolase, with translation MSLHRMPFGATLRDDGRTDFRFWAPAAHAVALVLGDGRRVPMQTRPNGWHEALGVDAPAGSRYRYDVGNGLLVPDPASRHNPDDVHGASCVIDPRAYRWRDAGWRGRPWHEAVVYEMHVGTFTHEGTFKAAAVRLHELAQLGITAIELMPVADFPGQRGWGYDGVLPFAPDAAYGTPDALKAFVDAAHSLGLMVLLDVVYNHFGPEGNYLHAYCPSFFNEARHTPWGAAINFDGPGSETVRDFFRHNALYWVEEFHFDGLRLDAVHAIHDSSPLHIASEIGQSLRSFAGTPGVDRQVHLVLENDANQASILQRADDGQPLYATAQWNDDLHHAAHVLLTGETDGYYGDYADGPIGRFARALAQGFIYQGQPSAHRGNVPHGEPSGHLPPSAFVSFVQNHDQIGNRALGDRLSNLANPDRLDAVYVCLLLSPHVPMLFMGEEFAASTPFLYFCDFGPELAQAVSDGRRNEFARFAAFADPSARARIPDPNDETTFRMSKLRWDERDQGAHGVRLALMRQLLAVRRELLMPHIDPRLGDGRYRFDGGLLHVDWPLADGARWHLVANLTDTELVGIAAPEGRVVHRQHIDDAGRWKPGSVLVVMEVETEAAMEAEVNHG, from the coding sequence ATGAGCCTGCACCGCATGCCGTTCGGCGCCACGCTGCGCGACGACGGCCGCACCGATTTCCGCTTCTGGGCACCGGCCGCGCACGCGGTGGCGCTCGTGTTGGGCGACGGCCGTCGCGTGCCGATGCAGACGCGCCCGAACGGCTGGCACGAAGCCCTCGGCGTGGACGCACCTGCCGGCAGCCGCTACCGCTACGACGTGGGCAACGGCCTGCTCGTGCCCGACCCGGCCTCGCGCCACAACCCCGACGACGTGCATGGCGCGAGCTGTGTGATCGACCCGCGCGCCTACCGCTGGCGCGATGCCGGCTGGCGCGGCCGGCCGTGGCACGAGGCGGTGGTCTACGAGATGCACGTGGGCACCTTCACCCACGAAGGGACTTTCAAGGCCGCCGCGGTGCGCCTGCACGAACTCGCACAACTCGGCATCACCGCCATCGAACTGATGCCGGTGGCCGACTTCCCCGGCCAGCGGGGCTGGGGCTACGACGGCGTGCTGCCGTTCGCCCCCGATGCCGCCTACGGCACGCCCGACGCGCTCAAGGCCTTCGTCGACGCGGCCCACAGCCTGGGCCTCATGGTGCTGCTCGACGTGGTCTACAACCACTTCGGCCCGGAGGGCAACTACCTCCACGCCTACTGCCCGAGTTTCTTCAACGAGGCCAGGCACACGCCCTGGGGCGCAGCAATCAACTTCGACGGCCCGGGCAGCGAGACCGTGCGCGACTTCTTCCGCCACAACGCGCTGTACTGGGTGGAGGAGTTCCACTTCGACGGCCTGCGGCTCGACGCGGTGCACGCCATCCACGACAGCTCGCCGCTGCACATCGCCAGCGAGATCGGCCAGTCGCTGCGCAGCTTCGCCGGCACCCCCGGCGTGGACCGGCAGGTGCACCTGGTGCTCGAGAACGACGCCAACCAGGCCAGCATCCTGCAGCGCGCCGACGACGGCCAGCCGCTCTACGCCACGGCGCAGTGGAACGACGACCTGCACCACGCCGCCCACGTGCTCCTGACCGGCGAGACCGACGGCTACTACGGCGACTATGCCGACGGCCCCATCGGCCGCTTCGCCCGTGCGCTCGCACAAGGCTTCATCTACCAGGGCCAGCCTTCCGCGCACCGCGGCAACGTGCCACACGGCGAGCCGAGCGGCCACCTCCCACCGAGCGCGTTTGTCTCCTTCGTGCAGAACCACGACCAGATCGGCAACCGCGCGCTGGGTGACCGGCTGTCGAACCTCGCCAACCCCGACCGGCTCGATGCCGTCTACGTCTGCCTGCTGCTGTCGCCGCACGTGCCCATGCTCTTCATGGGCGAGGAATTCGCCGCGTCCACGCCGTTCCTCTATTTCTGCGACTTCGGCCCCGAGCTGGCGCAAGCGGTGTCGGACGGGCGCCGCAACGAGTTCGCCCGCTTCGCCGCGTTTGCCGACCCCTCGGCGCGGGCGCGCATTCCCGACCCCAATGACGAGACCACCTTCCGCATGTCCAAGCTGCGCTGGGACGAGCGCGACCAGGGCGCCCACGGCGTGCGCCTCGCCCTCATGCGCCAGCTGCTCGCCGTGCGGCGCGAGCTGCTCATGCCGCACATCGACCCGCGCCTGGGCGATGGTCGCTACCGATTCGACGGCGGGCTGCTGCACGTCGACTGGCCGCTCGCCGACGGCGCGCGCTGGCACCTCGTCGCCAACCTGACCGACACCGAGCTGGTCGGCATCGCAGCGCCCGAAGGGCGGGTGGTGCACCGCCAGCACATCGACGACGCCGGGCGCTGGAAACCCGGGTCAGTGCTCGTGGTGATGGAGGTGGAGACGGAGGCAGCGATGGAGGCCGAGGTGAACCATGGATGA
- a CDS encoding malto-oligosyltrehalose synthase — protein sequence MDDHRQAVARLCAEHGVLTEYHDVWGHRHEASTEALVKLLAELGVDASSADAAAVAEREARAAREREVVPPLVALTAGSSDWSVPVRLPKPMRSLQWTLIEEGGQEHAGETPVDGESRDIQLRIARPLPMGYHHLRLDGLGEVVQLVSAPAHCYQPPALADLTDADAPGASRGNRTWGPAVQLYALRSERNWGIGDFGDLATVIEQWSRHGAGIVGVNPLHAMFSHNPLHTSPYSPSSRLQLNTLYLDVEALPDLQECEPARQWMASPEVQSRRAALRAAPSVDYEGVDRLKTELLRKLYRSFRRRHLATGSSRATEFRRFQAARSPELRLHASFEALQAHFHAQDSLVWGWPVWPEAYRQPGSPEVQRFIAEHEDEVEFHEYLQWQADLQLARLSRRCRERGMAVGLYLDLAVSVDRAGSDTWGHQSAYASGATVGAPPDEVNPNGQGWGLPPLRPDGLKRDVRLFVATLRAAMRHAGAVRIDHVMGLMRLYWIPPGASARDGSYVLYPLQALLAIVALESERNRCMVIGEDLGTVADEMRSAMQRRELLSYRLLYFEREHGGGFKAPEAYPRKSLVAVSTHDLATLAGWWRGHDLEVRQSLKLFPTPQMHERQREERAHDRLRLLNVLQQRGLLPAEGHIDASGTQPIAPAVSEAVHAYVASTPAQLMMVQLEDALGVPDQANLPGTVDEHPNWRRKLPLGLEAMAHNPRVSALCARLASIRPSPARTAAARPQGRAVAVIPRATYRLQLHKDFSFDDAVAALPYLERLGVSHLYCSPIWRARPGSLHGYDVVAHDEINPELGGRDGFERFANAARERGMGLILDMVPNHMGVLGAENPWWTDVLENGQGSAFARHFDIDWHPVNADLEGKVLLPVLGEHYGDVLAGGQLKLAFELDRGRLVLRYFDHCFPLALRSYELLLTHAAQRLGDGHARAQVEGLADSFAALPARMGFDATVARTREELKSRFAELAQGHAEVAAAVDAALAAINAEASRDTLHALHEGQHYRLAYWRVAADEINYRRFFDINDLAALRMEEPAVFEATHSMALDLAAQGVVDGLRIDHPDGLHDPARYFAQLQQGYAERAGLALPAPAEGERPARPLYVVAEKIAAPHEDVPEEWAIHGTTGYRFAMVVNGVLVDGGAAERFDRIWQRFSGEREPFAELVYRGKRSVARIALASELTVLATALMRIARADRRTRDYTFNALRDALAEVAACMPVYRTYILGRASAQDIRFLDWAIAHARKRSEAPDRSVFDFVGRVLRGQGPDGAPLPPEHAAWQFAARFQQFCAPVAAKGVEDTAFYQYHRLVSQNEVGGDPGPFGMTVRAFHGASGDRAARWPHTILATSTHDNKRSEDVRNRLNVLSEMPAAWRLGLARWRRLARLYKTEVNGEAAPSPADEYLLYQTVLGTLPAEGLDEQSLGDYRERIVQYMLKAAREAKRHTSWTTPDEAYENALTAFVRSLLARVSPNPLLGDLQANATALAWFGALNSLSMVLMKFSSPGVPDVYQGNELLDLSLVDPDNRRPVDFALRERHLAALEALQGSPGLSERLRELAAHPFDGRAKLWLTWRLLQLRAEREALFRDGRYVPLAVTGARQEHLVAYAREHGNEVLVVLAARLFSRLQPEPGALPLGEAVWGDTAVDLTPVAPAGVPLNATDALTGRPFDLSLRPLPVARAFASFPAVALRFTK from the coding sequence ATGGATGATCACCGCCAGGCCGTGGCGCGCTTGTGCGCCGAGCACGGCGTGCTCACCGAGTACCACGACGTGTGGGGCCACCGGCACGAGGCCTCGACCGAAGCCCTGGTGAAGTTGCTGGCCGAGCTGGGCGTCGACGCCAGCAGCGCCGACGCCGCCGCGGTGGCCGAGCGCGAAGCCCGGGCCGCGCGCGAGCGGGAGGTGGTGCCGCCCCTGGTGGCGCTCACCGCGGGCAGCAGCGACTGGTCGGTGCCGGTGCGCCTGCCCAAGCCCATGCGCTCGCTGCAGTGGACGCTGATCGAAGAGGGCGGCCAGGAGCACGCGGGCGAGACGCCGGTCGACGGTGAATCGCGGGACATCCAGCTGCGCATCGCGCGGCCCTTGCCCATGGGCTACCACCACCTGCGCCTGGATGGTCTGGGCGAGGTGGTGCAGCTCGTCTCGGCACCAGCCCATTGCTACCAGCCCCCAGCGCTCGCGGACCTGACCGATGCCGACGCCCCCGGCGCGAGCCGTGGCAACCGCACCTGGGGTCCGGCCGTGCAGCTCTACGCGTTGCGCTCCGAGCGAAACTGGGGCATCGGCGATTTCGGTGACCTCGCCACCGTCATCGAGCAGTGGAGCCGGCATGGCGCCGGCATCGTCGGCGTGAACCCGCTGCACGCGATGTTCAGCCACAACCCGCTGCACACGAGCCCCTACAGCCCATCGTCGAGGCTGCAGCTCAACACGCTCTACCTCGACGTGGAGGCACTGCCCGACCTGCAGGAGTGCGAGCCGGCGCGGCAGTGGATGGCCTCGCCCGAGGTGCAGTCGCGCCGGGCGGCGCTGCGCGCCGCGCCGAGCGTCGACTACGAGGGCGTGGACCGGCTCAAGACGGAGCTTCTGCGCAAGCTCTACCGCAGCTTCCGCCGCCGGCATCTCGCCACGGGCAGCAGCCGCGCCACCGAGTTCCGCCGCTTCCAGGCGGCGCGCTCGCCCGAGCTGCGGCTGCACGCGAGCTTCGAGGCGCTGCAAGCGCACTTCCACGCGCAAGACAGCCTGGTCTGGGGCTGGCCAGTGTGGCCCGAGGCCTACCGTCAGCCCGGGTCGCCCGAGGTGCAGCGCTTCATCGCCGAGCATGAAGACGAGGTCGAGTTCCACGAATACCTGCAGTGGCAGGCCGATCTGCAGCTCGCGCGTCTGTCGCGCCGCTGCCGCGAGCGGGGCATGGCGGTGGGGCTGTACCTCGACCTCGCGGTGTCGGTCGACCGGGCCGGCTCCGATACCTGGGGCCACCAGTCGGCATACGCGAGCGGCGCCACGGTGGGGGCGCCACCCGACGAAGTCAACCCGAACGGGCAGGGCTGGGGCCTGCCACCGCTCAGGCCCGATGGGCTCAAGCGCGACGTGCGCCTCTTCGTTGCCACGCTGCGCGCCGCCATGCGCCACGCGGGCGCAGTGCGCATCGACCATGTGATGGGCCTGATGCGCCTGTACTGGATCCCGCCCGGCGCCTCGGCGCGCGACGGCAGCTACGTGCTGTACCCGCTGCAGGCGCTGCTGGCCATCGTGGCGCTGGAGAGCGAGCGCAACCGCTGCATGGTGATCGGCGAAGACCTCGGCACCGTGGCCGACGAGATGCGCTCGGCCATGCAGCGGCGCGAGCTGCTGTCGTACCGGCTGCTGTACTTCGAACGCGAGCACGGCGGGGGCTTCAAGGCGCCCGAGGCGTACCCGCGCAAGTCGCTCGTGGCGGTGAGCACGCATGACCTCGCAACGCTCGCCGGCTGGTGGCGTGGGCACGACCTCGAGGTGCGGCAGTCGCTCAAGCTCTTCCCCACGCCGCAGATGCACGAGCGGCAGCGCGAGGAGCGTGCCCACGACCGGCTGCGCCTGCTCAACGTGCTGCAGCAGCGCGGCCTGCTGCCGGCCGAAGGTCACATCGACGCGAGCGGCACGCAGCCCATCGCGCCTGCCGTCTCGGAAGCGGTGCACGCCTATGTGGCCAGCACCCCGGCGCAGCTGATGATGGTGCAGCTGGAAGACGCGCTTGGCGTGCCCGACCAGGCCAACCTGCCGGGCACGGTCGACGAGCACCCGAACTGGCGGCGCAAGCTGCCGCTCGGGCTCGAAGCCATGGCGCACAACCCGCGTGTCTCGGCGCTGTGCGCGCGGCTCGCGTCGATCCGCCCATCGCCTGCGCGCACGGCGGCGGCGCGGCCGCAGGGCAGGGCGGTGGCCGTGATTCCGCGCGCCACCTACCGGCTGCAGCTGCACAAGGACTTCAGCTTCGACGACGCCGTGGCTGCGCTGCCCTATCTGGAGCGCCTGGGCGTGAGCCACCTCTACTGCTCGCCGATCTGGCGCGCGCGGCCGGGCAGCCTGCACGGCTACGACGTGGTGGCGCACGACGAGATCAACCCCGAGCTGGGCGGGCGCGATGGTTTCGAGCGCTTCGCCAACGCCGCGCGCGAGCGTGGCATGGGCCTGATCCTCGACATGGTGCCCAACCACATGGGCGTGCTCGGCGCCGAGAACCCCTGGTGGACCGACGTGCTCGAGAACGGCCAGGGCTCGGCCTTCGCCCGCCATTTCGACATCGACTGGCATCCCGTCAACGCCGATCTCGAAGGCAAGGTCCTGCTGCCCGTGCTGGGTGAGCACTACGGCGACGTGCTGGCTGGCGGCCAGCTGAAGCTCGCCTTCGAGCTCGACCGCGGCCGCCTGGTGCTGCGCTACTTCGACCACTGCTTCCCGCTCGCCCTGCGCAGCTACGAGCTGCTGCTCACGCATGCCGCCCAGCGCCTGGGCGACGGCCATGCGCGAGCGCAGGTCGAGGGCCTGGCCGACTCGTTCGCGGCACTGCCTGCACGCATGGGCTTCGACGCCACCGTGGCCCGCACGCGCGAGGAGCTGAAATCGCGCTTCGCCGAGCTGGCCCAGGGCCACGCCGAAGTGGCCGCGGCGGTCGACGCGGCGCTCGCGGCCATCAACGCCGAGGCGAGCCGCGACACGCTGCACGCCCTGCACGAGGGCCAGCACTACCGCCTGGCCTACTGGCGCGTGGCGGCCGACGAGATCAACTACCGCCGGTTCTTCGACATCAACGACCTCGCCGCGCTGCGCATGGAAGAGCCCGCCGTCTTCGAGGCCACCCACTCGATGGCGCTCGACCTCGCGGCGCAAGGCGTGGTCGACGGCCTGCGCATCGACCACCCCGACGGCTTGCACGACCCGGCGCGCTACTTCGCGCAGCTGCAGCAGGGCTACGCCGAGCGTGCCGGCCTCGCGCTGCCCGCGCCGGCGGAGGGCGAGCGGCCGGCCCGGCCGCTCTACGTGGTGGCCGAGAAGATCGCTGCCCCTCACGAAGACGTGCCGGAAGAGTGGGCCATCCACGGCACGACCGGCTACCGTTTCGCGATGGTGGTCAACGGCGTGCTCGTCGACGGCGGCGCCGCCGAGCGCTTCGACCGCATCTGGCAGCGCTTCAGCGGCGAGCGCGAGCCCTTCGCCGAGCTCGTGTACCGCGGCAAGCGCAGCGTGGCGCGCATTGCGCTCGCCTCCGAGCTGACCGTGCTCGCCACTGCGCTCATGCGCATCGCGCGCGCCGACCGCCGCACCCGCGACTACACCTTCAACGCGCTGCGCGATGCGCTGGCCGAGGTGGCGGCGTGCATGCCGGTCTACCGCACCTACATCCTGGGTCGCGCTTCCGCACAGGACATCCGCTTCCTCGACTGGGCCATCGCCCACGCCCGCAAGCGCAGCGAGGCACCCGACCGCTCGGTGTTCGACTTCGTCGGCCGCGTGCTGCGCGGGCAGGGGCCCGACGGTGCGCCGCTGCCGCCCGAGCATGCGGCGTGGCAGTTCGCGGCGCGCTTCCAGCAGTTCTGCGCGCCGGTCGCAGCCAAGGGCGTGGAAGACACCGCCTTCTACCAGTACCACCGGCTGGTGTCGCAAAACGAGGTGGGCGGCGACCCGGGCCCCTTCGGCATGACGGTGCGTGCCTTCCACGGTGCCAGCGGCGACCGCGCGGCGCGCTGGCCGCACACCATCCTCGCCACCTCGACGCACGACAACAAGCGCTCGGAAGACGTGCGCAACCGGCTCAACGTGCTCTCGGAAATGCCGGCCGCGTGGCGGCTCGGCCTGGCGCGCTGGCGCCGGCTCGCGCGCCTGTACAAGACCGAGGTCAATGGCGAGGCCGCACCTTCGCCCGCCGACGAATACCTGCTCTACCAGACCGTGCTCGGCACGCTGCCCGCGGAAGGGCTCGACGAGCAGTCGCTCGGCGACTACCGCGAGCGCATCGTGCAGTACATGCTGAAGGCCGCCCGCGAGGCCAAGCGGCACACGAGCTGGACCACACCCGATGAGGCCTACGAAAACGCGCTCACCGCCTTCGTGCGCAGCCTGCTGGCGCGTGTCTCGCCCAACCCGCTGCTGGGCGACCTGCAGGCCAACGCCACGGCGCTCGCGTGGTTCGGCGCGCTCAACAGCCTGTCGATGGTGCTGATGAAGTTCAGCTCGCCTGGTGTGCCCGATGTCTACCAGGGCAACGAGTTGCTCGACCTGAGCCTCGTCGACCCCGACAACCGCCGCCCGGTCGACTTCGCCCTGCGTGAGCGGCACCTGGCTGCACTGGAGGCGCTGCAGGGCTCGCCCGGCCTTTCAGAACGTCTGCGCGAGCTGGCCGCGCACCCCTTCGACGGACGAGCCAAGCTGTGGCTCACCTGGCGCTTGCTGCAGCTGCGCGCCGAACGGGAGGCCCTCTTTCGCGATGGGCGCTACGTGCCCCTCGCGGTGACCGGCGCCCGGCAGGAGCACCTCGTGGCCTACGCCCGCGAGCATGGCAACGAGGTGCTGGTGGTGCTGGCCGCGCGGCTCTTCTCGCGCTTGCAGCCCGAGCCCGGCGCACTGCCGCTCGGCGAAGCGGTGTGGGGCGACACCGCCGTCGACCTCACGCCGGTGGCACCAGCCGGTGTGCCCTTGAATGCCACCGATGCGCTCACCGGGCGCCCGTTCGATCTCTCGCTTCGCCCGCTGCCCGTGGCACGGGCGTTCGCGAGCTTCCCGGCCGTCGCCCTGCGTTTCACCAAGTGA
- a CDS encoding amylo-alpha-1,6-glucosidase, translated as MSNHHDTALLARTFSHHGTDHATTLVEECSARSLQLLRDNLTPQGILAASRTEAAEARSYTRIFGRDAAICVLAMAGTGDEALENGAIASIESLALLQAPNGQIPKYVDPEGRDADFWYLGCIDATLWWLIAIDHVRRHSRIGGLDQRWGPQIDRALHWLLAQEHQRFFLLQQNEASDWADIMPRSGFVLYTNALWYRVKLLYELPNLEQTHYHFNHLFHPFKKDLPEYRRGRLLGHYARRGLRDPGLYLSFVNLSFAGEEGDVFGNLLAVLYGLADESMAREIIQTFTEARASEPYPIRVVTHPITPDDELWRQYMNRHQQNQPHQYHNGGIWPFVGGYWAMALAQLGKKDAARHELSKLAQVLALDDWRFTEWFHGRTLMPMGMAGQSWNAATFLLAQKALA; from the coding sequence ATGAGCAACCACCACGACACCGCGCTGTTGGCCCGCACCTTCTCACACCACGGCACCGACCACGCCACCACGCTGGTCGAGGAATGCAGCGCGCGGTCGCTGCAGTTGCTGCGCGACAACCTCACGCCCCAGGGCATCCTCGCCGCGAGCCGCACCGAAGCGGCCGAGGCCCGCAGCTACACCCGCATCTTCGGCCGCGACGCTGCCATCTGCGTGCTGGCGATGGCCGGCACCGGCGACGAGGCGCTCGAAAACGGGGCCATCGCGAGCATCGAGTCGCTCGCGCTGCTGCAGGCGCCCAACGGGCAGATCCCGAAATACGTCGACCCCGAAGGTCGCGATGCCGACTTCTGGTACCTGGGCTGCATCGACGCCACGCTCTGGTGGCTGATCGCCATCGACCACGTGCGCCGCCACAGCCGCATCGGCGGGCTCGACCAGCGCTGGGGCCCGCAGATCGATCGGGCCTTGCACTGGCTGCTGGCCCAGGAGCACCAGCGCTTCTTCCTTTTGCAGCAAAACGAGGCCAGCGACTGGGCCGACATCATGCCCCGCTCGGGCTTCGTGCTCTACACCAACGCCCTCTGGTACCGGGTGAAGCTGCTCTACGAACTGCCCAACCTGGAGCAGACGCACTACCACTTCAACCACCTCTTCCACCCGTTCAAGAAAGACCTGCCCGAGTACCGACGCGGCCGCCTGCTGGGCCACTATGCCCGCCGCGGCCTGCGCGACCCCGGGCTGTACCTGAGCTTCGTGAACCTGTCGTTCGCGGGCGAGGAGGGCGACGTGTTCGGCAACCTGCTGGCCGTGCTCTACGGCCTGGCCGACGAATCGATGGCGCGCGAGATCATCCAGACCTTCACCGAGGCGCGGGCCTCGGAGCCGTACCCGATCCGCGTGGTCACGCACCCGATCACCCCCGACGACGAGCTGTGGCGCCAGTACATGAACCGCCACCAGCAGAACCAGCCCCACCAGTACCACAACGGCGGCATCTGGCCCTTCGTCGGCGGCTATTGGGCGATGGCCCTGGCGCAGCTCGGCAAGAAAGACGCGGCCCGCCACGAGCTGAGCAAGCTGGCCCAGGTGTTGGCGCTCGACGACTGGCGTTTCACGGAGTGGTTCCACGGCCGTACGCTCATGCCCATGGGAATGGCGGGGCAGAGCTGGAATGCGGCTACGTTCTTGTTGGCGCAAAAAGCCCTCGCCTGA